The proteins below are encoded in one region of Scomber japonicus isolate fScoJap1 chromosome 2, fScoJap1.pri, whole genome shotgun sequence:
- the pin1 gene encoding peptidyl-prolyl cis-trans isomerase NIMA-interacting 1: MADEENLPSGWEKRMSRSSGKVYYFNHITNASQWERPVGDGRGEPDKVRCSHLLVKHNQSRRPSSWREQNITRSKDEALDLIQKYIEQIKSGQEKFESLASQFSDCSSAKNGGDLGLFGRGQMQKPFEDASFALKVGDMSGPVFTDSGVHIILRTG, translated from the exons atggctGACGAGGAGAATCTACCGTCGGGATGGGAGAAAAGAATGAGCCGCAGTTCAG GCAAGGTGTATTACTTCAACCACATCACCAATGCCAGCCAGTGGGAGCGTCCGGTTGGGGATGGACGTGGAGAGCCAGATAAG GTACGCTGCTCTCATCTCCTGGTGAAGCATAATCAGTCACGTCGCCCATCCTCCTGGCGGGAACAAAATATCACACGATCTAAAGATGAGGCCCTGGATCTCATTCAGA AGTACATAGAACAGATCAAGTCTGGACAGGAGAAGTTTGAGTCCCTGGCCTCTCAGTTCAGCGACTGCAGCTCGGCTAAGAACGGTGGAGACCTGGGACTGTTCGGCAGAg gTCAAATGCAGAAACCTTTTGAAGACGCCTCCTTTGCTCTCAAAGTTGGAGACATGAGTGGTCCTGTTTTTACTGACTCTGGTGTCCACATCATCCTACGTACTGGTTGA
- the LOC128372467 gene encoding proto-oncogene vav-like produces the protein MELWRQCAMWLIDCRVLPENHRVTWEGAQVCDLAQALRDGVLLCQLLNNLLPQAVNLREINLRPQMSQFLCLKNIRTFLGVCQERFQLKKSELFEAFDLFDVRDFAKVMDTLSILSHSSVSIQRGLQPFPLEGCTQDDEIYSGLSDQIDDTVDEDDDLYDFVEDEENEGDEIYEDLMRTEQPETQQKTGVDKRECCLQEIRQTEEKYSDTLESILQHFMKPLERFLQPHEIESIFINIEELATTHRDLLKEVRTSILSYGAKNIHLVFLSYKERLLLYGRYCSQVETSTKHLDKLSNSREDIRMKLEECSKRANSGRFSLRDLLMVPMQRVLKYHLLLQELVKHTTDPADKENLRTALDAMRDLAQSVNEVKRDNEIIRQITTFQLSIENMTQSLALYGRPKIDGELKICSSEKKSKQDRYAFLFDKAMFVCKKKSGETFELKEIIELQHYQIRDETAGEKDNKKWSYLFLLLDCYGRCGYDLFFKTRELKKKWLEQFEMALSNMCPENSTANNHDFQMHCFEETTCCKACSMLLRGIFFQGYRCTRCKMAAHKECLGRVPACGRNSDHSSTVRKGKPHRSSGQSSVGFPKMEVSQEYYGLPPPPVGFGQALHLSKGDIIELTRAEADLPWWEGRNLTIGQMGWFPCNRVQPYISRPTPDLSGYNWFAGNMDRTAAKNLLMPRSDGTFLVRQKDGGEFAISIKFNMDIRHIKITSTEGLYRINDKKAFKGLIEMIQFYQQNSLKEYFKDVDTTLCTPYKQPEESNSSNNTPNTTPGGSLRSFGVARARYDFSARDRSELSLREGDTIKILSKKGHSGWWRGEVYGRVGLFPANYVEEDYSDYC, from the exons ATGGAGTTGTGGCGGCAGTGTGCAATGTGGTTGATTGACTGCCGCGTTCTCCCTGAGAATCACCGGGTCACATGGGAAGGTGCACAG GTGTGTGACCTGGCCCAAGCTCTGAGAGATGGCGTGCTGCTGTGCCAGTTGCTTAACAACCTGCTGCCTCAGGCCGTCAACCTGAGAGAGATCAACCTGCGCCCACAGATGTCCCag TTTCTGTGCCTGAAGAATATCCGGACATTTCTGGGAGTTTGTCAAGAGAGGTTTCAACTCAAAAAGAGTGAACTGTTTGAGGCCTTTGACCTGTTTGATGTACGAGACTTTGCAAAG gTGATGGACACATTGTCCATCCTATCACATTCATCCGTTTCAATACAAAGAGGCCTCCA GCCTTTTCCTTTAGAAGGATGCACTCAAGATGATGAGATCTACAGCGGTCTGTCTGATCAGATAGA tgacACAGTGGATGAAGATGACGACTTGTATGACTttgtggaggatgaggagaatgAAGGGGACGAGATCTATGAAGACTTGATGAGGACAGAACAACCTGAAACT cagcagaagaCTGGGGTAGACAAACGAGAGTGTTGCCTGCAGGagatcagacagacagaagagaaaTACTCCGATACACTGGAATCTATATTACAG CACTTTATGAAGCCTCTTGAAAGGTTTCTCCAGCCTCATGAAATTGAGAGTATCTTCATCAACATAGAG gagttgGCCACGACACATCGTGATTTGTTGAAGGAGGTCCGGACTTCCATCTTAAGTTATGGAGCAAAGAACATCCACCTGGTGTTTCTGAGCTACAAGGAGAG ACTCTTACTCTATGGTCGTTACTGCAGTCAGGTGGAAACATCGACAAAACACCTAGACAAGCTTTCAAATTCGAGGGAGGACATCAGGATGAAACTGGAG gagtGTTCAAAGAGAGCCAATAGTGGGCGTTTTTCTCTCAGAGATTTACTCATGGTCCCTATGCAGAGAGTCCTCAAGTACCACCTGCTGTTACAG GAGCTGGTAAAACACACCACTGACCCTGCAGACAAGGAGAACCTCCGCACAGCTCTTGATGCCATGAGA gacCTGGCACAGTCTGTAAACGAGGTGAAGCGAGACAATGAGATCATCCGACAGATCACCACCTTCCAGTTGTCTATAGAAAACATG ACTCAGTCTCTAGCACTATACGGTCGCCCCAAGATCGACGGAGAGCTGAAGATCTGCAGTTCGGAGAAAAAGTCTAAACAGGACAG GTATGCATTCCTCTTCGATAAAGCCATGTTTGTCTGTAAGAAGAAGAGTGGAGAGACTTTTGAGCTAAAGGAGATCATTGAACTACAGCACTACCAGATACGAGATGAGACGGCAGGAGAGAAGGATAATAAAAAg TGGTCCTATTTGTTCCTTCTGCTCGACTGCTATGGGAGGTGTGGGTACGATTTATTCTTCAAAACCAGAGAACTGAAGAAGAAGTGGCTGGAACAGTTTGAGATGGCTCT GTCGAACATGTGTCCAGAGAACTCCACAGCTAACAACCACGACTTCCAGATGCACTGCTTTGAAGAAACCACCTGCTGCAAGGCCTGCTCGATGCTCTTAAG AGGGATATTTTTCCAGGGCTACCGTTGCACTCGATGTAAAATGGCTGCACATAAAGAGTGTTTAGGTAGAGTTCCTGCCTGCGGACGCAACTCAg ACCACTCGAGCACTGTGAGAAAG GGTAAGCCACACAGGTCCTCTGGGCAATCCAGCGTCG GATTTCCTAAGATGGAGGTGTCCCAGGAGTATTATGGCTTGCCGCCGCCTCCTGTGGGCTTTGGCCAAGCGCTTCACCTCTCCAAAGGCGACATCATTGAGCTCACCCGTGCCGAGGCTGACTTGCCGTGGTGGGAG GGAAGAAACCTGACTATTGGTCAAATGGGATGGTTCCCATGCAACAGAGTCCAGCCCTACATCTCT AGGCCGACCCCCGATCTGTCCGGTTACAACTG GTTTGCGGGGAACATGGACAGAACTGCTGCGAAAAACCTCCTCATGCCACGCTCTGATGGAACCTTCCTGGTACGGcagaaagatggaggagagtTTGCAATCAGCATCAA GTTCAACATGGACATCAGACACATAAAGATCACCTCCACTGAAGGCCTGTACCGCATCAATGATAAAAAAGCATTCAAGGGTTTAATT GAAATGATTCAGTTTTACCAGCAGAACTCTTTGAAAGAGTATTTTAAGGATGTGGACACCACGCTCTGTACGCCGTACAAACAACCAGAGGAAAGCAACTCATCCAACAACACGCCGAATACGACACCAG GGGGCAGCCTGAGGAGTTTCGGTGTAGCGAGGGCCAGATATGACTTCTCAGCCAGGGACCGCTCTGAGCTGTCGCTGCGGGAAGGAGACACCATCAAGATCCTCTCCAAAAAAGGTCACAGCGGCtggtggagaggagaggtgtACGGCCGG GTGGGGCTCTTTCCAGCCAACTATGTGGAGGAGGATTACTCTGACTACTGTTAA
- the ubl5 gene encoding ubiquitin-like protein 5 → MIEVVCNDRLGKKVRIKCNSEDTIGDLKKLIAAQTGTRHDKIVLKKWYTIFKDHVSLGDYEIHDGMNLELYYQ, encoded by the exons ATGATCGAGGTGGTTTGCAACGATCGTTTGGGCAAAAAAGTCCGGATTAAGTGCAA CTCTGAGGATACAATTGGAGATCTGAAGAAGCTCATTGCTGCTCAGACAGGAACACGACATGACAAGATTGTATTAAAGAAATG GTATACCATATTCAAGGACCATGTGTCTCTCGGTGACT ATGAAATTCATGATGGGATGAACCTGGAGCTGTACTATCAGTAA